The Vicia villosa cultivar HV-30 ecotype Madison, WI linkage group LG1, Vvil1.0, whole genome shotgun sequence genome includes a region encoding these proteins:
- the LOC131609502 gene encoding defensin Ec-AMP-D1-like, with protein sequence MARSVPLVSTIFVLFLLVVASEMGPSMVAEARICKSPSEKFKGLCYSKSNCGNVCQTEGFAGGECHGFRRRCFCTKPC encoded by the exons ATGGCTCGATCAGTGCCTTTGGTTTCCACCATCTTTGTCTTATTTCTTCTTGTTGTAGCATCTG AGATGGGACCAAGTATGGTGGCAGAGGCAAGGATTTGCAAATCTCCAAGTGAAAAATTCAAAGGATTGTGTTATAGTAAGAGCAATTGTGGTAATGTATGCCAAACAGAGGGTTTTGCTGGAGGAGAATGCCATGGCTTCCGTCGCAGATGCTTTTGCACCAAACCTtgttaa